The Glycine soja cultivar W05 chromosome 8, ASM419377v2, whole genome shotgun sequence genome has a window encoding:
- the LOC114422042 gene encoding uncharacterized protein LOC114422042 isoform X1, protein MRGCALPLTKFVPPLPHVAIGIKLKPFTFSIDSTHSLSSTPKHPLFLSTHHHSKSNAHFSFSVSAQQQQQQQVEADEEENFQVLTALKTDYNDILIVDTPKSRMLLLDSSYSVHSILYKEQKWTGSYWDEFASLPVIVPKGPIAILGLGGGTAAHLMLDLWPSLQLDGWEIDQILIDKARDYFGLSDLEKTTDNGGVLNVHIGDVFITSEDFHQRYAGIIVDLFSDGKVLPQLQEVSTWLELHERLMANGRFMVNCGGVGGGPSAVDGSTDQETSSDESWLLNPALQALSKAFPGQVSWKRMPKENGENFMALTGPLPDLDSWSASVPSPLSKSVKNWRTL, encoded by the exons ATGAGAGGGTGTGCATTGCCGTTAACCAAATTCGTGCCTCCTCTTCCCCATGTGGCCATTGGAATCAAGTTAAAGCCTTTTACTTTTTCCATTGATTCAACTCACTCTCTCAGCTCAACACCAAAACACCCCCTTTTCCTCTCTACCCATCATCACTCAAAGTCCAATGCACACTTCTCATTTTCTGTTTCtgcccaacaacaacaacaacaacaagtaGAAGCCGATGAAGAAGAGAACTTTCAAGTGCTCACAGCTCTCAAAACTGATTACAATGACATACTCATAGTGGACACCCCAAAGTCCAGAATGCTGCTCCTTGATTCATCTT ATAGTGTTCACAGCATTCTTTACAAGGAACAAAAATGGACTGGTTCTTACTGG GATGAATTTGCAAGCTTGCCAGTCATTGTTCCAAAAGGTCCCATCGCAATCTTAGGTTTG GGCGGTGGAACTGCAGCTCACCTGATGCTTGACTTATGGCCTTCACTGCAACTTGATGGCTGGGAGATTGATCAAATT TTGATCGATAAAGCAAGAGATTATTTTGGCCTATCTGATCTGGAAAAGACAACGGACAATGGTGGTGTTTTAAATGTTCATATTGGTGATGTCTTCATTACCTCAGAAGATTTTCACCAAAGATATGCTG GCATTATAGTTGACTTGTTCTCTGATGGAAAAGTTTTGCCTCAGTTGCAAGAG GTTAGTACTTGGTTGGAATTACATGAGAGATTGATGGCCAATGGCCGCTTCATGGTGAATTGTGGTGGTGTTGGTGGGGGGCCAAGTGCCGTGGATGGAAGTACTGATCAAGAAACTTCAAGTGATGAATCATGGTTATTAAATCCAGCATTGCAAGCACTATCCAAAGCGTTTCCTGGACAA GTAAGTTGGAAGAGAATGCCAAAGGAAAATGGTGAAAATTTTATGGCACTTACAGGACCTTTGCCTGATCTGGACTCTTGGTCTGCTAGTGTCCCTTCTCCACTGAGCAAAAGTGTGAAGAACTGGAGAACCTTGTGA
- the LOC114422042 gene encoding uncharacterized protein LOC114422042 isoform X2, whose translation MRGCALPLTKFVPPLPHVAIGIKLKPFTFSIDSTHSLSSTPKHPLFLSTHHHSKSNAHFSFSVSAQQQQQQQVEADEEENFQVLTALKTDYNDILIVDTPKSRMLLLDSSYSVHSILYKEQKWTGSYWDEFASLPVIVPKGPIAILGLGGGTAAHLMLDLWPSLQLDGWEIDQILIDKARDYFGLSDLEKTTDNGGVLNVHIGDVFITSEDFHQRYAGIIVDLFSDGKVLPQLQEVSTWLELHERLMANGRFMVNCGGVGGGPSAVDGSTDQETSSDESWLLNPALQALSKAFPGQVMLLLLMALGKLEENAKGKW comes from the exons ATGAGAGGGTGTGCATTGCCGTTAACCAAATTCGTGCCTCCTCTTCCCCATGTGGCCATTGGAATCAAGTTAAAGCCTTTTACTTTTTCCATTGATTCAACTCACTCTCTCAGCTCAACACCAAAACACCCCCTTTTCCTCTCTACCCATCATCACTCAAAGTCCAATGCACACTTCTCATTTTCTGTTTCtgcccaacaacaacaacaacaacaagtaGAAGCCGATGAAGAAGAGAACTTTCAAGTGCTCACAGCTCTCAAAACTGATTACAATGACATACTCATAGTGGACACCCCAAAGTCCAGAATGCTGCTCCTTGATTCATCTT ATAGTGTTCACAGCATTCTTTACAAGGAACAAAAATGGACTGGTTCTTACTGG GATGAATTTGCAAGCTTGCCAGTCATTGTTCCAAAAGGTCCCATCGCAATCTTAGGTTTG GGCGGTGGAACTGCAGCTCACCTGATGCTTGACTTATGGCCTTCACTGCAACTTGATGGCTGGGAGATTGATCAAATT TTGATCGATAAAGCAAGAGATTATTTTGGCCTATCTGATCTGGAAAAGACAACGGACAATGGTGGTGTTTTAAATGTTCATATTGGTGATGTCTTCATTACCTCAGAAGATTTTCACCAAAGATATGCTG GCATTATAGTTGACTTGTTCTCTGATGGAAAAGTTTTGCCTCAGTTGCAAGAG GTTAGTACTTGGTTGGAATTACATGAGAGATTGATGGCCAATGGCCGCTTCATGGTGAATTGTGGTGGTGTTGGTGGGGGGCCAAGTGCCGTGGATGGAAGTACTGATCAAGAAACTTCAAGTGATGAATCATGGTTATTAAATCCAGCATTGCAAGCACTATCCAAAGCGTTTCCTGGACAAGTAATGCTTCTGTTGCTGATGGCATTGG GTAAGTTGGAAGAGAATGCCAAAGGAAAATGGTGA
- the LOC114424290 gene encoding NAC domain-containing protein 76-like, producing MMPGNGQLTVPPGFRFHPTDEELLYYYLRKKVSYEAIDLDVIREVDLNKLEPWDLNDKCRIGSGPQNEWYFFSHKDKKYPTGTRTNRATTAGFWKATGRDKAIYHTNSKRIGMRKTLVFYTGRAPHGQKTDWIMHEYRLDEDDADIQEDGWVVCRVFKKKSQNRGFQQEIEEEEHLTTHMRASGHCQVLEPKHHHMQQGLYDHYNFDGTMHLPQLFSQESAVAPPTNSSLASSMNAMDILQCSQNLLRLTTTTGCGLNLMQQQQQQGERFSGDWSFLDKLLASHHGMDQSKCNPPTHHQGASVGTSAQKFPFHYLGCDTTHDIMKFSK from the exons ATGATGCCAGGCAATGGACAGTTAACAGTTCCTCCGGGCTTCAGGTTCCACCCTACTGATGAGGAGCTTCTCTACTATTACCTGAGGAAGAAAGTTTCTTATGAAGCCATTGATCTTGATGTCATAAGAGAAGTAGATCTCAACAAACTTGAGCCTTGGGACCTCAATG ATAAGTGTAGGATTGGGTCAGGGCCTCAGAATGAGTGGTATTTCTTCAGCCACAAGGACAAGAAGTACCCAACAGGAACCAGAACAAACCGAGCAACTACAGCTGGGTTTTGGAAAGCAACTGGGAGGGACAAGGCCATATACCACACTAATTCCAAGAGGATTGGCATGAGGAAAACCCTAGTTTTCTACACTGGTCGTGCTCCTCATGGCCAAAAGACTGAttggatcatgcatgagtatcgccttgatgaagatgatgctGATATTCAA GAAGATGGGTGGGTGGTATGCAGggtgttcaaaaagaaaagccAAAACCGAGGTTTCCAGCAAGAAATTGAAGAAGAAGAGCACTTAACCACCCATATGAGAGCAAGTGGTCATTGCCAGGTCCTAGAGCCAAAGCATCATCACATGCAACAAGGACTCTATGATCACTACAACTTCGATGGGACAATGCATCTCCCACAGTTGTTCAGTCAAGAATCAGCAGTTGCACCACCCACAAATTCTTCCTTGGCCTCATCTATGAATGCCATGGACATCCTTCAGTGCTCTCAAAACCTCCTGAGGCTCACAACCACTACTGGCTGTGGACTTAATCTcatgcagcagcaacaacaacaaggaGAGAGGTTCAGTGGTGACTGGTCTTTCTTGGACAAGCTACTAGCATCACACCATGGCATGGATCAAAGCAAATGTAACCCTCCTACTCATCATCAAGGTGCAAGTGTGGGAACTTCAGCTCAGAAATTCCCATTTCATTACCTTGGCTGTGACACCACCCATGATATCATGAAATTTTCCAAGTAG